From the Flavobacterium gyeonganense genome, the window CGAAGAGTTTGTGAGCAGGATTTCTTTCAGGAAAAAGACATTTTTTTTCACAATGAGCGCTGGCATAGTTTTGAAGTGCATTCAGATTTGAGTAATTCTGACAGAGCAGAATTATTGGAAACATTAAATAAAACCATTACCGAAACTTATAAAAAGCTTCAGGAAGCAACACACATAATTATCACATACGGAACTTCCTGGGTTTACAGGAACATTGAAACTGATCAAATCGTTGCTAATTGTCATAAAGTTCCGCAAAAACAGTTTTCAAAACAATTATTGGCTGTTGAAATTATTGAGAAAAGTATTCAAAATACAATTGAATTGATCCAGACTGTAAATCCAAATATAAACTTCATTTTTACCATTTCGCCAGTGCGTCATATCAAAGATGGTTTTACAGAAAACCAATTGAGTAAATCGCATTTATTTACCGCTCTGCATAAAACGATCAACTACCAACCATCAACTACAAACTATTTCCCTTCCTATGAAATCATGATGGATGAACTTCGCGATTATCGTTTTTATAGTGAAGATATGCTTCATCCCAACCAAATCGCCATTGATTATATCTGGAAGCTTTTCAGCGAAAGCTATATTTCAGAAACCAGTTTTTCTATTATGAAAGAAGTCGATGAAATTCACAAAAGCCTTCGCCACAGAAGCTTTAATCCAGATTCAGAGCAACACAAAAAATTTCTGGAAAAGTTACAACAAAAGATAAAATTGCTGAATAAAAAATCACCGAATATAAGGTTCTAAAATTTCAAAAATTTTAGGTGTCTATAAAAAAAACATTTCATTGCTGAATCTTTTTTCAGGTAAGAAAATTAACTAATTTACAGTGTAATTTTAGAATAATTGACTGTAATTATGTAAATTGTTAAGACTTAAAAATTACAATTTTGTAAACTGTAGAAATACAGTCTTACAATAGTGCAACTTCAATCTTAATGTGTTTTATTGACATATGAATAAAAAGAACATTCATTATTTTAAAAAAACACTACGTATTCTCTTATGGTGCGTGGGTTCTATAGTTGCCTTTTTATTACTTCTTATCGTTTTAATCCAGGTTCCGTCAGTCCAGAATTTTGTTAAGGATAAGGCCATTACTTACCTCCATAATAAAATTAACACCAAAGTTTCGTTAGATCATATATCAATAAAATTTCCAAAAGATGTAGTGCTGGAAGGTTTTTATTTTGAAGACCAGAACAAAGATACTTTATTAGCAGGAAAACGTCTGGAAGTTGACGTTGATTTGTTCAAACTGGTGAGCAATGAACTCGAAATCAATTCGGTTTCACTTGAAAATGTAAAAGCAAATATTTCCAGAAATAAGGATGGTGTTTTTAACTTCGATTACATCATTAAAGCTTTTGAATCAAAAGAGCCAAAAGTTGAAGATCCGGATGCAAAACCTTTTCAGATATCTGTTGTAAAAGTCAATCTGGATCATGTAAAATTCAACTTTAAAGATGATTTTTCAAAAAATGATATTGCGGTAAACGTTTCACATTTTGACACAAAATTCAATGCCTTCGATTTAGACAAAATGAATTTTGATATTCCCAAAATTAATCTTAATGGATTAAAATTGGTTTTAAATCAGGAAGCGGTTGAAAAAGCGGCTGAAGTTTCGGTCAAGACGGCCGAAACCATTTCCAAACGAAAAGATTTCAAATTAAAATTAGATAAAATCAATTTGTCCAAAATTGATATTTTATACGATAATAAAGATTCCAGATTAAATTCCGGAATCCGATTAGGAACCTTAAATTTAACAGTTAATGAAATCGATCTTAATAAACAGCTTTTGGATTTTAATGCTTTTGAAATTAAAAATCTTAAAGGAAATCTACGACTGGGTGCAAAGGATAAGCAGATTAAGGCACCAAGCCTCGACACAACCGCAATAAAACAAGCAGGCTGGAAAGTAAAACTGGCCGATGTTGACATACAGAATATAGATTTTAAATTTGATGATATGCAGTCAAAACCTGTTCAAAAAGGGATTGATTACAGTCATTTGGATTTGGATAAATTCAATTTGAAAGCCGATAAATTATATTATGCAAACGATACGATTTCGGGAAATATTAAAGCATTGGCCGTTACAGAAAAAAGTGGCTTAACTATTCAGTCTTTAAAAACAGACTTTTTCTACGGTCCAAAAAATGCATCCCTGAATAACTTATACGTAAGAACGCCTCAAACGCTGGTTAAAGATAAAATCAAGGTCACTTATAAATCTATTGCTTCGCTAAAAAAAGATCTTGGAGATCTGTCTGTTGATGCTAATTTAAATCAGTCCAAAATCGGATTTAAGGATATTTTGCTTTTTGCCCCTGATTTGCAGAAGCAAAATCCGTTTAAAAGTAATCCAAATGCAATCTTGTATCTAAACACACGTATAAACGGAAAAATAAAAGACCTGAACATTCCAAAGTTCGAAATGAGCGGAATCGGAACTACAAGAGTTTCTTTTTCGGGGAAAATAAAAGGACTTCCGGATGCTAAGAAATCGTATTATGATTTGGATATTAAAAATCTTTCAAGCACATCAAAAGACATTAATACTTTTATACCTGCCGGAACAATTCCGAAAAACATTCAGCTGCCATCACAAATTAATTTAAAAGGGAAATTTAAAGGTTCAGTTCAGAATTTTAAAACCAATCTGGCTTTAAACAGCAGTTTCGGTAATGCAAAAGTTGACGGGATATTTGATCAGCGTGTGAAAAATCGAGAGCGATACGATGCTTCTGTAAGCCTTGAAGAATTTGACTTGGGAAGATTAATTAAAAATGATTCTGTCGGAAAAATTACGCTTAAAGCAAAAGTTAAAGGGAATGGATTAAATCCAAAAACAGCAAATGCAGCGATTGATGGTTTAGTACAGAAAGCAGTTTTTAACAGATATACTTACAGAGATTTAGCTTTAAAAGGAAATATTGAAAACGGATCTTTTGCTGTGAAATCTGGCATGAAAGATCCAAATCTGAATTTTGATTTAACAGCAAGCGGTGATACAAAACAAAAATATCCAACCATAAAACTAAAACTTAATCTCGATATTGCCGATCTGGAAAAACTGAATCTTCATGCCGGACCGATGAAACTCCGTGGAAATGTGGATGCTGATATTTCCAATAGCAATCCGGATTATCTAAACGGAAAAGTGTTTCTTTCCAATATTCAGATCTTGCAAAAAAAGGAACCAATTGTTTTAGATTCCATCAGAGTTTTGGCTTTTGCCGATAAAGACAGCAATTCGATAAAAATATCATCCCAGTTTTTAAAAGCCGAAGTAGTAGGGAAATATAAACTGACAACCCTGACTACGGCAATTAAAAAGTCAATTTCTAAATACATTGATCTTAAAAATCCGAAAGTAAATGCAGAATCTGACGAACAACGTCTTGCTTTTACCTTAAAAGTAGATAATGATCCTGTATTATTTAAACTAATTCCGAAACTTACAGGTTTAGAGCCTTTAACCATTACTGGAAACTACAATAACCAAACAGATTCCCTTCAGGTTAAAGGGACTATACCTAGAATTGTTTATGCAGAAAATACTATTTCTGGCGGAAAAATAAATATTCAAGCAAAAGAAAATGCTTTAGAATATTCGGTCTCCGTAGCTACGATAGAAAGCGGATCGTTAAAAATTCCGTTTACGAGTTTATCAGGAAAAGTAGAAGAGAATATTCTGGATTATGCACTTGAAGTAAAAGATGCAAAAGACAAACAGCAATATTTTGTTGGGGGTGAATTTAAGGCCGAAAATTCTAAAAACATCTTTAAAATAGATGCTGAAAATTTTGTATTGAATTATGATAAATGGAATATTGATCCTGAAAATACAATTGAATTTGGAAAAAATCAATTGTATGTTAATAAATTTTTTCTGGAAAATGCCGGAAATGAATTGAAGATTCAATCAGAAGGAACTCAAAATAATGCTCCAATTGAAGTTGATTTTGTGAATTTCAAAATTGAAACCATCATGAATATTGTCAAAAAGGACAAATTACTGATGCAGGGTCTTATTAACGGAAACGCTATTGTCGAAAATGTTATGACAAATCCAATTTTTACTTCTGATCTAAAAATTGATGATTTTACTTTTAAAGGTGAAAAAGTAGGCGATTTAGAAATAAAAGTAGACAATAAAACGGCTAATGTGCTTGCTGCAAATGTACAGTTGAGTGATGAAGGCAATGATGTAAGTCTTACAGGTGATTATGCCATTAAAGGAGGTACTTTTGATTTTGATGTAGCAATAAAAAAACTTAATATAGAGAGTATTCAGGGATTCAGCATGGATAATATTTCTGAAGGGAAAGGATATTTGTCAGGAAATTTTAAGGTTCAGGGTACTACAGCTGCTCCTAAAATTAACGGAGAACTTAGTTTTAACGACGCAGCTTTCCGTGTAACACAGTTGAATTCTTATTTTAAAACCGATCAGGAAAAAATCACTTTTGATAACGGTACAATCACTTTTGATAAATTTACATTTCAGGACGAAAATGATAATGAATTATCGCTGGACGGAACTATCCAATCACCTGATTTCAGGAAATATAATTTTGTATTAAATATTACGGCTAATGATTTCAGAGCTATAAATTCTAAAGCTGCTGACAATGATTTGTTTTACGGGGATTTGTTTTTGGATACAAAACTGAATGTAAAAGGGACACTTGAAAACCCTGTAATCGGCGGTACAATCAAAGTGAATAAAGAGACGAAGTTTACGGTAGTTTTGCCACAATCAGATCCGTCTATTGCTGACAGAGAAGGTATTGTGGAGTTTGTTGATGAAGACAATCAATATTTGAGACAAACTGCCGAAATGGAACAAAAACTAAATCAGTCAGAATTGCTAGGAATGGATGTTAGTGTTGATATTTCGATTGATAAAGAAGCTGAACTTACCCTTGTTATTGACAAAGGAAACGGTGATTATCTGAATTTAAAAGGCGAAGCGCAATTGACAGGCGGAATTGACCCTTCTGGAAAAACAACTTTAACAGGGAAATATGAATTTACCGATGGTGCGTACGAAATGAATTTCAATATGATCCGTAGAAAATTTAATATTCAAAAAGGAAGTTCTATTATTTGGAACGGTGAGCCTACGATGGCAACTTTAAATATTACGGCAATCTATAACGTAAATACAGCGCCAATTGATTTGCTCGGAAATCAGTTAGGAGGAGCAAGTCAAACAGTTAAAAATACCTACAAACAGAAA encodes:
- a CDS encoding GSCFA domain-containing protein, whose amino-acid sequence is MQFRTQIPVSKSNNPIDYNSKVLSIGSCFAENMAAKFDYFKFQNVTNPFGIIFNPVSIESLFRRVCEQDFFQEKDIFFHNERWHSFEVHSDLSNSDRAELLETLNKTITETYKKLQEATHIIITYGTSWVYRNIETDQIVANCHKVPQKQFSKQLLAVEIIEKSIQNTIELIQTVNPNINFIFTISPVRHIKDGFTENQLSKSHLFTALHKTINYQPSTTNYFPSYEIMMDELRDYRFYSEDMLHPNQIAIDYIWKLFSESYISETSFSIMKEVDEIHKSLRHRSFNPDSEQHKKFLEKLQQKIKLLNKKSPNIRF
- a CDS encoding translocation/assembly module TamB domain-containing protein; translated protein: MNKKNIHYFKKTLRILLWCVGSIVAFLLLLIVLIQVPSVQNFVKDKAITYLHNKINTKVSLDHISIKFPKDVVLEGFYFEDQNKDTLLAGKRLEVDVDLFKLVSNELEINSVSLENVKANISRNKDGVFNFDYIIKAFESKEPKVEDPDAKPFQISVVKVNLDHVKFNFKDDFSKNDIAVNVSHFDTKFNAFDLDKMNFDIPKINLNGLKLVLNQEAVEKAAEVSVKTAETISKRKDFKLKLDKINLSKIDILYDNKDSRLNSGIRLGTLNLTVNEIDLNKQLLDFNAFEIKNLKGNLRLGAKDKQIKAPSLDTTAIKQAGWKVKLADVDIQNIDFKFDDMQSKPVQKGIDYSHLDLDKFNLKADKLYYANDTISGNIKALAVTEKSGLTIQSLKTDFFYGPKNASLNNLYVRTPQTLVKDKIKVTYKSIASLKKDLGDLSVDANLNQSKIGFKDILLFAPDLQKQNPFKSNPNAILYLNTRINGKIKDLNIPKFEMSGIGTTRVSFSGKIKGLPDAKKSYYDLDIKNLSSTSKDINTFIPAGTIPKNIQLPSQINLKGKFKGSVQNFKTNLALNSSFGNAKVDGIFDQRVKNRERYDASVSLEEFDLGRLIKNDSVGKITLKAKVKGNGLNPKTANAAIDGLVQKAVFNRYTYRDLALKGNIENGSFAVKSGMKDPNLNFDLTASGDTKQKYPTIKLKLNLDIADLEKLNLHAGPMKLRGNVDADISNSNPDYLNGKVFLSNIQILQKKEPIVLDSIRVLAFADKDSNSIKISSQFLKAEVVGKYKLTTLTTAIKKSISKYIDLKNPKVNAESDEQRLAFTLKVDNDPVLFKLIPKLTGLEPLTITGNYNNQTDSLQVKGTIPRIVYAENTISGGKINIQAKENALEYSVSVATIESGSLKIPFTSLSGKVEENILDYALEVKDAKDKQQYFVGGEFKAENSKNIFKIDAENFVLNYDKWNIDPENTIEFGKNQLYVNKFFLENAGNELKIQSEGTQNNAPIEVDFVNFKIETIMNIVKKDKLLMQGLINGNAIVENVMTNPIFTSDLKIDDFTFKGEKVGDLEIKVDNKTANVLAANVQLSDEGNDVSLTGDYAIKGGTFDFDVAIKKLNIESIQGFSMDNISEGKGYLSGNFKVQGTTAAPKINGELSFNDAAFRVTQLNSYFKTDQEKITFDNGTITFDKFTFQDENDNELSLDGTIQSPDFRKYNFVLNITANDFRAINSKAADNDLFYGDLFLDTKLNVKGTLENPVIGGTIKVNKETKFTVVLPQSDPSIADREGIVEFVDEDNQYLRQTAEMEQKLNQSELLGMDVSVDISIDKEAELTLVIDKGNGDYLNLKGEAQLTGGIDPSGKTTLTGKYEFTDGAYEMNFNMIRRKFNIQKGSSIIWNGEPTMATLNITAIYNVNTAPIDLLGNQLGGASQTVKNTYKQKIPFQTLLKMKGELLKPEITFDIILPDGNYDVSADIVTASQAKLEQLRQEPAELNKQVFALLLLNRFIGENPFASESGGTNAESLARQSVSKILSQQLNDFAGELIRGVQLEFDLESTEDYTTGSMENRTDLNVGVSKKLLDDRLKVTVGSSFAVEGKERANEESTNIAGDVALDYQLTKDGRYMLRAYRKNEYQVAVEGQVVETGIAFIITMSYNKFRELFHRSAKEKEIIQEERIRKERKKQKDQEAKEKENLDEENKIEGNEIKT